From the genome of Azospirillum brasilense, one region includes:
- the mepA gene encoding penicillin-insensitive murein endopeptidase — protein sequence MVAAGLIAAALAGPAEAGSPKKKKPAPPVPNSIAWSQVSGPALGPAQSIGGYAAGCITGAQALPGEGTGYQVIRMSRQRYYGHPELIDYLKGFGRKVAAAGLGTALIGDMGQARGGPMSFGHASHQIGLDADVWLRLDHPPMGRNARESLAEIKYVDYGRVRVTEDWSERQAQLVRIAASDPRVTRIFVNPAIKLAMCRHPWPDRAFLRKLRPWHGHDGHMHIRLGCPAGSPQCEDQRDIPDGDGCGDEVASWLGSVYPVVERHNGKPQPRYVNMPPACTPVLRAAGTRVAAMDDPRAEKALR from the coding sequence TTGGTCGCAGCCGGCTTGATCGCCGCCGCTCTCGCCGGACCGGCCGAGGCCGGATCACCCAAGAAGAAGAAGCCAGCACCGCCGGTTCCCAATTCCATCGCCTGGAGTCAGGTGAGCGGTCCCGCCCTGGGACCGGCCCAGTCCATCGGCGGCTACGCCGCGGGCTGCATCACGGGGGCGCAGGCCCTGCCGGGGGAGGGCACCGGCTATCAGGTGATCCGCATGTCCCGCCAACGCTATTACGGCCATCCGGAACTGATCGACTATCTGAAGGGCTTTGGGCGGAAGGTCGCGGCGGCCGGGCTGGGGACAGCGCTGATCGGCGACATGGGGCAGGCGCGCGGCGGACCGATGAGCTTCGGCCACGCCAGCCACCAGATCGGGCTCGACGCCGACGTCTGGCTGCGGCTCGACCATCCGCCGATGGGGCGCAACGCGCGGGAAAGTCTGGCCGAGATCAAGTACGTCGATTACGGGCGCGTCCGCGTCACCGAGGACTGGTCGGAGCGGCAGGCCCAACTCGTCCGCATCGCCGCCAGCGACCCGCGGGTCACGCGGATCTTCGTGAATCCGGCGATCAAGCTCGCCATGTGCCGCCATCCCTGGCCGGACCGCGCCTTCCTGCGCAAGCTGCGGCCCTGGCACGGCCATGACGGGCACATGCACATCCGGCTGGGCTGCCCGGCGGGAAGCCCGCAGTGCGAGGACCAGCGCGACATTCCCGACGGCGACGGCTGCGGCGACGAGGTCGCGTCCTGGCTCGGCTCCGTCTATCCGGTGGTGGAGAGGCACAACGGCAAGCCGCAGCCGCGCTACGTCAACATGCCGCCCGCCTGCACGCCGGTGCTGCGCGCCGCCGGAACGCGGGTCGCCGCCATGGACGATCCGCGCGCGGAGAAGGCGTTACGGTAA